The following coding sequences lie in one Cercospora beticola chromosome 9, complete sequence genomic window:
- a CDS encoding uncharacterized protein (CAZy:GH142), with the protein MRRGILTVGLVTGTALAALDTNSLANRYFGNDAAWYRDKIPYFEASDSEIQDVYYYRWKIFRAHQRDLGQRGYVSTEFLDDVGWQLEPWATLNDATGFHLGEGRWLRDRRYADDYIRHMYNGGNDRHFTDWMADSVWERYLVDGDRGAITTHLNAMTNLFQQWNDALDTSKGLYWREPLADATEYTISSIDASGGQDGFGGGEAFRPTINSYMYANALAIANVADLAGQGNVASDYRSRAANIKSRFQADMWNTTFEHFIDRHQRSNQFVQYYQPIRGRELNGYIPWMFSMPDNTDQYNQAWKHLKDTNKLRGSTGMRTVEPSYQYYMRQYRYEGSNRECQWNGPVWPYQTTQVLYAMANLLNKYTQSIITKSDYLDELRKYTKLHYWNNKLNLEEDYEPDKAGPIVGLARSPHYFHSGYNDLIISGLVGLRPRADNTLEVNPMVPEGSLQSFRLQDVPYHGHSVAIQWDANGSKYGQGTGLRVEVDGQVVATSPRLSRVTAQISSASAPAINRSQIAKSIQLVRGQNPSGSASSGNNAERIHDAIDGRVWFMPELPNGWDSDATSGPSTQWYTINFGSATQLTGCELAFYDDGSTFAVPTDYDILRFENNNWVKIQGNGAVGDKALANGITKVSWPSLSTSQLRVSFPQAAGKRTRLVEFKAF; encoded by the exons ATGCGTCGCGGCATACTGACCGTCGGTCTCGTTACCGGGACTGCGCTTGCAGCACTTGATACTAACAGCTTGGCCAATCGCTACTTTGGCAATGATGCTGCGTGGTATCGAGACAAGATTCCATACTTCGAGGCTTCCGACTCTGAAATCCAGGATGTGTATTACTACCGATGGAAGATTTTCCGGGCTCATCAGAGGGATCTCGGACAGCGAGGATACGTTTCGACAG AGTTCCTCGACGACGTAGGATGGCAACTTGAGCCTTGGGCAACATTGAACGATGCTACCGGTTTCCACTTGGGTGAAGGGAGATGGCTGCGCGATCGCCGTTATGCTGATGATTACATTCGACACATGTACAATGGCGGCAACGATCGCCACTTTACAGAT TGGATGGCAGACAGTGTTTGGGAAAGGTATCTCGTCGATGGCGACAGGGGTGCGATCACCACTCATCTCAATGCCATGACCAATCTCTTCCAGCAATGGAACGATGCCTTGGACACTTCTAAAGGCCTGTACTGGCGCGAACCGCTTGCAGATGCGACTGAATACACGATTTCGAGCATCGATGCATCTGGAGGACAAGACGGCTTCGGAGGCGGCGAAGCATTCCGACCTACGATCAACTCCTACATGTATGCGAATGCTCTCGCTATCGCCAATGTCGCAGATCTCGCCGGTCAAGGCAATGTGGCATCTGATTACCGTTCCCGGGCAGCCAACATCAAGTCTCGCTTCCAGGCTGATATGTGGAACACCACCTTTGAACACTTCATCGACCGTCACCAGAGGTCAAATCAGTTTGTTCAATACTACCAGCCGATTCGTGGCCGAGAGCTCAATGGATACATTCCTTGGATGTTCTCTATGCCAGATAACACGGACCAGTACAACCAAGCTTGGAAGCATCTCAAAGACACCAACAAACTCAGAGGCTCCACCGGCATGCGCACAGTAGAGCCATCGTACCAGTACTACATGCGCCAATACCGCTACGAGGGCAGCAACCGAGAATGCCAATGGAACGGACCAGTCTGGCCCTACCAAACCACCCAAGTCCTCTACGCAATGGCAAACCTACTCAACAAGTACACTCAAAGCATCATCACCAAATCAGACTACCTTGACGAACTCCGCAAATACACAAAACTCCACTACTGGAACAACAAACTCAACCTCGAAGAAGACTACGAACCCGACAAAGCCGGCCCCATCGTAGGCCTCGCTCGCTCTCCACACTACTTCCACTCCGGTTACAACGACCTCATCATCTCCGGCCTCGTCGGTCTCCGGCCACGAGCAGACAACACTCTCGAAGTCAATCCCATGGTCCCTGAAGGCTCACTACAATCCTTCCGTCTTCAAGATGTGCCGTACCATGGTCACAGCGTCGCAATCCAATGGGATGCCAACGGAAGCAAATATGGTCAAGGCACAGGTCTTCGCGTGGAAGTCGATGGGCAAGTCGTTGCTACATCTCCACGATTGAGCAGAGTTACAGCACAAATCAGCAGTGCTTCTGCACCTGCTATTAACAGAAGTCAAATCGCCAAATCGATTCAACTCGTCCGAGGCCAGAATCCTTCTGGATCAGCTTCAAGCGGTAACAACGCGGAACGTATCCACGATGCTATTGATGGTAGAGTCTGGTTCATGCCTGAGCTGCCGAATGGTTGGGATTCGGATGCGACGAGCGGTCCTTCGACACAATGGTATACGATCAACTTCGGATCTGCGACACAGCTTACTGGTTGCGAGTTGGCGTTTTATGACGACGGTAGCACGTTTGCAGTCCCCACCGACTATGATATCTTGCGATTCGAGAACAACAACTGGGTCAAGATTCAGGGCAATGGTGCTGTCGGAGACAAAGCGTTGGCGAACGGTATTACAAAGGTATCGTGGCCTTCGTTGAGCACTTCTCAGTTGAGAGTTTCTTTCCCGCAGGCTGCtgggaagaggacgagactTGTTGAGTTTAAGGCTTTTTAG